From Caldicellulosiruptor hydrothermalis 108, a single genomic window includes:
- the rpmF gene encoding 50S ribosomal protein L32 → MAQPKRRWSKQRTHKHRANWKLEIPNLTECPQCHEMKLPHRVCPNCGYYRNRKVVNQD, encoded by the coding sequence ATGGCACAACCAAAAAGAAGATGGTCAAAACAAAGAACACATAAACATAGAGCAAATTGGAAATTGGAAATTCCAAATCTTACAGAGTGTCCACAGTGTCATGAGATGAAACTTCCTCACAGGGTATGTCCAAATTGCGGGTATTATAGAAATAGAAAAGTTGTAAACCAAGACTAA
- a CDS encoding YceD family protein, producing the protein MRLDVSKLKTNGDSEEFEFCESWEKLEFRGDILFFVEPVYFYGVATKKGNLIEVSGNVKTKLKTICYRCTDDAYVEVDVPFYEEYSNRENTTDDEVIRFEDDVIEFDDSIVATIVLYLPMKYLCREDCKGLCPVCGTNLNVSSCSCEKDDIDPRLSILKTLINQLDTDEKKEV; encoded by the coding sequence ATGAGATTAGATGTGTCAAAATTAAAAACAAATGGTGACTCTGAAGAGTTTGAATTTTGTGAATCTTGGGAAAAGCTCGAATTTAGAGGTGATATTTTATTTTTTGTTGAACCTGTCTATTTTTATGGAGTAGCTACAAAGAAGGGAAATTTAATTGAGGTCAGTGGCAATGTCAAAACAAAACTAAAAACTATATGTTACAGATGTACAGATGATGCTTATGTTGAAGTTGATGTTCCTTTTTATGAAGAGTACTCCAATAGAGAAAATACTACAGATGATGAAGTAATTAGGTTTGAAGATGATGTCATTGAATTTGATGATAGCATAGTTGCAACAATTGTTCTGTATCTGCCGATGAAGTACCTGTGCAGGGAAGACTGCAAGGGGCTTTGTCCTGTGTGTGGAACAAACCTAAATGTGAGCTCATGTTCATGTGAAAAAGATGATATTGACCCGAGACTGAGCATTTTAAAAACCCTTATCAATCAACTGGACACAGATGAGAAAAAGGAGGTGTGA
- a CDS encoding helix-hairpin-helix domain-containing protein, producing the protein MPAFTKREKVMIVIIAVLLMLNIYQYFTHNSFSDKSTGEVVTLESQEGDNDITNNEGRKTAETNIQDSQQKYVVYVCGNVKNPGVYELLPGSRINDALILAGGALPGSDLNSINLAEKISDGQKIYIPKMGEVQSQSSLSSSTGGTAQETVSAGEGKININTATKEELKTLDRIGDKLAERIIEYRQKHGPFKSIEEIKNVNGIGEKIFESIKDSITVK; encoded by the coding sequence ATGCCTGCATTTACAAAAAGAGAAAAGGTTATGATTGTGATTATTGCTGTACTTCTTATGCTCAATATATACCAGTATTTTACACACAATAGTTTTTCGGACAAAAGCACCGGAGAAGTGGTTACCCTTGAGTCACAAGAAGGCGACAATGACATTACGAACAATGAAGGTAGAAAAACAGCTGAGACAAATATCCAAGATTCTCAGCAAAAATATGTTGTCTATGTGTGCGGAAACGTAAAAAATCCAGGAGTTTATGAGCTTTTGCCAGGCAGCAGAATAAACGATGCCTTGATTTTGGCGGGTGGAGCTTTGCCTGGAAGTGACCTGAATTCAATTAATCTTGCCGAGAAAATTTCTGATGGGCAAAAGATTTATATTCCAAAGATGGGCGAAGTGCAGTCGCAAAGTAGTTTGTCTTCTTCTACAGGTGGGACAGCACAAGAGACTGTGTCTGCAGGTGAAGGAAAAATAAACATCAATACTGCCACAAAGGAGGAGTTGAAAACTCTTGATAGAATTGGTGATAAACTTGCTGAAAGGATAATAGAATATAGACAAAAGCATGGTCCATTTAAAAGTATTGAGGAGATAAAAAACGTGAACGGTATCGGGGAGAAGATATTCGAGAGTATTAAGGATTCCATCACAGTGAAATAA